The Pyricularia oryzae 70-15 chromosome 5, whole genome shotgun sequence genome includes a region encoding these proteins:
- a CDS encoding acetylcholinesterase, producing the protein MGELAPPPKAVMAGADPELGIHHASESSGSTPAAANPPRRWKKWQVYAVNGLALVAVLSAAVALAISEKINSDMSLEGPTVDLNYTTYVGTSRKSGINVFLGMRYAEPPLGELRWRAPIEPSGNIDGRVATAKAFGPICLATDAPFPNDQQSEDCLFVNVWAPDNVTESSKLPVWLFIQGGGYISNSNANWDGEEVVKRSNKSIVFVNFNYRVGLFGFLAGEQVKKDGDLNTGLLDQRLLMEWIQKHISKFGGDPNHVVISGLSAGAGSAALQLAAYGGRDDKLFTGAIVESMFFPAQPYLSDLEWQFDRLVKGVGCNGGPDRNMTCLRGKSTLALQAANKASPFPGRTQPPLPLFYWTPCIDGDLIRKLPYDMFDEGKNIDVPLMVGATSDEGSVFGFNAETKDEMLEFLHNNYPSLRERDLEDIADRYPLMSSLPQHRPWFPSTSKAYGEATFICPTVNVLDDVSSNFPNSRNKTWAYRYNVQDKEAVSRGLGVQHTAEVGAVFGPDSVLGQAPASYKTYNAPIVPVVMDYWISFVKTLSPNVLKNADAPTWESYIYRNGTNSTAGSNSRVRLVLETNNTRMEQVPLDEISRCEFWKSLKDRTQQRL; encoded by the exons ATGGGGGAGTTGGCTCCCCCACCCAAGGCCGTGATGGCAGGGGCAGACCCCGAGCTCGGCATTCACCATGCCTCCGAGAGCTCGGGGTCGACCCCCGCCGCTGCGAACCCGCCAAGGCGGTGGAAGAAGTGGCAGGTCTATGCGGTCAACGGGCTCGCGCTCGTTGCCGTATTATCTGCTGCCGTCGCTTTGGCCATAAGCGAAAAGATCAACTCGGAT ATGAGCCTCGAGGGACCAACGGTGGACCTTAATTATACAACCTATGTCGGCACCAGTCGCAAGAGCGGCATCAACGTCTTCTTGGGGATGCGCTATGCCGAACCCCCGTTGGGAGAGTTGAGGTGGAGGGCTCCGATCGAACCAAGCGGCAACATAGACGGTCGTGTTGCTACGGCCAAAGCA TTTGGCCCCATTTGCCTTGCAACCGATGCGCCTTTTCCGAATGACCAACAATCCGAAGACTGTCTCTTTGTCAACGTCTGGGCCCCCGACAATGTCACCGAAAGCTCCAAGCTTCCTGTCTGGCTATTCATTCAGGGAGGAG GTTATATCTCGAATTCGAATGCCAACTGGGACGGCGAGGAGGTCGTGAAGCGGAGCAACAAGAGCATAGTATTTGTCAACTTCAACTACCGAGTCGGCCTCTTTGGGTTCCTCGCCGGCGAGCAGGTCAAGAAAGATGGCGATCTGAATACGGGCCTGCTCGACCAGCGATTACTGATGGAGTGGATCCAAAAGCATATTTCCAAG TTCGGCGGGGATCCCAACCACGTTGTTATCTCAGGCCTCTCGGCAGGCGCCGGATCGGCCGCGCTCCAACTGGCTGCGTATGGCGGTCGTGACGATAAGCTATTTACCGGGGCTATCGTGGAGTCCATGTTCTTCCCCGCCCAGCCGTATCTTTCCGATCTCGAGTGGCAGTTCGACCGCCTGGTGAAGGGCGTCGGTTGCAATGGCGGGCCTGACCGAAATATGACCTGCCTTAGAGGGAAAAGCACACTGGCTCTCCAGGCGGCCAACAAAGCGTCGCCTTTCCCGGGGAGGACCCAACCCCCGCTACCCCTTTTCTACTGGACGCCGTGTATCGACGGCGATCTGATCAGGAAGCTGCCCTACGACATGTTTGATGAGGGAAAGAACATAGACGTCCCCTTGATGGTTGGAGCAACTAGCGACG AGGGCTCCGTCTTCGGCTTCAATGCCGAGACAAAGGATGAGATGCTCGAGTTTCTGCACAACAACTACCCCAGTTTGCGGGAGCGGGACCTCGAGGACATTGCAGATCGCTACCCGTTAATGTCCTCGCTCCCCCAGCACAGGCCATGGTTTCCATCGACATCCAAGGCCTATGGCGAAGCAACATTTATCTGCCCCACGGTCAACGTGCTGGATGACGTGTCTTCCAACTTTCCCAACAGCAGGAACAAGACCTGGGCTTACCGCTACAACGTCCAAGACAAGGAGGCTGTGTCCCGCGGTCTTGGCGTTCAGCACACAGCCGAGGTCGGGGCTGTGTTCGGTCCGGACAGTGTCCTTGGCCAGGCGCCGGCCAGCTACAAAACATACAACGCTCCGATCGTACCCGTTGTCATGGACTACTGGATATCCTTTGTCAAGACCCTGTCGCCCAACGTACTCAAGAATGCCGATGCGCCGACCTGGGAATCGTATATA